The stretch of DNA CCGATCCGGGATACAGCCTTGGCGGGCCAGCGCCCGATCGCAGCCTTCGGCAGCGGCTACAGGGTTTGGCGTTCAGCAGGAAAACCGGGATCTCTGTAGCCGCTGGCGCAGCCTGCGATCGGCGGCGCAGCCGCCGTGAAACCGCTGATCGCGGTGCATCAGGCCGATCCGGGATACAGCCTTGGCGGGCCAGCGCCCGATCGCAGCCTTCGGCAGCGGCTACAGGGTTCGGTGTTCAGCAGGAAAACCGGGATCGCTGTAGCCGCTGGCGCAGCCTGCGATCGGCGGCGCAGCCGTCGTGAAACCGCTGATCGCGGTGCGTCAGGCCGATCCGGGATACAGCCTTGGCGGGCCAGCGCCCGATCGCAGCCTTCGGCAGCGGCTACAGGGGCCGGCTCAGCGTTTCAGGGAACCCAGCAAGCCTTCGAGAAAACGCTGGCCGGCGTCCATCTGGCTGACCTCGATGAACTCGTCGGGCTTGTGCGCCTGCTCGATGGAGCCCGGGCCACAGACCACCACCGGGATGTCCAGGCGCTGGTTGAACAGGCCGCCTTCGGTGCCGAAGCCGACCTTGGCGTAGCCGGTGCCGGGCGCGGCGAAGTCGTGGAGGAAACGCACCGCCTCGACACTCGGATGGGTCTCCAGCCCCGGGTAGACATTCAGGGTTTCAATCTCGATGGCCGCCACTTCGGAAAGCTGGCGCGCCTCGCGCACGATCAGCTCGGCGCGTTCGCGCATCTGGTCGAGGAACTGCTCAAGATCGTCCGCCGGCAGGTTGCGCACCTCGAAATCCAGGGTGCACAGGTTCGGCACTATGTTCAGCGCCTTGCCGCCGCCAATCTGCCCGACGTGCACGGTGCTGTAGGGAATGTCGTAGTCGGCGTCCCGCGCGCCCTGCTCGCGCAGGTGCTGCTGGCTGTCGCGCAAACCGGCGATGAAATCGCAGGCCAGGTGAATCGCGTTGGCCGCCAGCGGCGCCAGGGAGGAATGCGCTTCCTGGCCACGGCAATGGACGCGGTACGAGCCCTTGCCCTTGTGCCCGAGCACGAACTGCATGTGGGTGGGTTCGCCGATCAGGCACAGGAACGGCCGCACCGGCGCCAGGTGCAACACGTCCAGCAGCCGGCGCACGCCGACGCAGCCGATTTCCTCGTCATGGGACAGCGCCAGTTGCAGCGGCCGGCTCAAGGTGCAGTCCGCGGCATCGAGCATGGCGTCTATGGCCAGGGCGATAAACCCCTTCATGTCGCAGCTACCGCGCCCGTAGAGGCGCCCGCCCTGCTCCGTGACCTGGAACGCCGGCAGGCTCCAGGCCTGGCCTGCGGCGGGCACCACGTCGGTGTGCCCGGACAGCAGGATCCCCGGCAGTTCCCGGGGCCCGGTGCTGGCGAACAGGTTGGCCTTGCGCCCGCTTTCGTCCTTGACGATCAGCGACTCGATGCCCTTGCCCAGCAGCAACTCGCGCACGTATTCGATCAGCGCCAGGTTCGACTCCGAGGACACGGTGTCGAAGGCGATCAGGCGCTTGAAGATCTCCAGTACCCGGGGTTTCATGAGGCCTTGCTCCGTTGTGCGGTGGTGCCGGCGAAGCGGCGAATCGAAAAGGCGTCGATCGAGGTGCCGGTGCTGCCGGTGGCGATCAGCTCGGCCATCACGTCGCCGACGCCCGGGCCGAGCTGGAAGCCATGGCCACAGAAACCGAAGGCGTAGTACAGGCCGTCGATCTGGCCGCTGGGGCCCATGATCGGCAGCGAATCGGGCAGATACCCTTCGATGCCGCTCCACACGCGGATGATGTTGAGGTTGCCGACGCCCGGCAGCAGCCGGCGCATCTGCTGGATCTGGTTGAGGATGCTGCGCGGTTCGACCTGGGCGCGCCTGGTGAGCATGTCCGGTTTGCTGCGGTAGCCGCCGCCGATGATGATGTTGCCGCGGGGAATCTGGCGGAAGTAGATCACCTCCTCGGGGATCTTGGTGTAGACCCCGATCACCGTCGGCAAGGCGTAAGGCACCGGCTCGGTGACCGCCATCTGCGGGCCGTTGGTGTCCAGCGGCACCGGTTCGCCGAACTGCTCGGAGAGCTTCTGGCCCCAGGCGCCGGCGGTGATCAGCAGGCGTTCGGCGCTGAACTGGCGGCCATCGGTGGTGCCGACCAGGAACCCGCCGCCGACCTTCTGCACCTCGCTCACCTCGGTGCGTTCTTCGATCCGCGCCCCGGCGCGCACCGCCGCCCGGGCAAAGGCCGGGGCCGCCAGGCGCGGGTTGGCGTGGCCGTCATGGGGCGCGTAGGAGCCGCCCTTGACGTCCGGCCCGAGAAACGGAAAGCGCTCGTGCAGCTCGCGGCCGCGGTAGATCTGCAGGTCCAGCTCACTCGCCTCGGGCGCCGCGGCATAGGCTTCCAGCTCGGCGATTTCGTCCTCGCGGTAGCACACCCGCATATGCCCGCTGGCAATGAACTCCAGGTCGTCGTCGATCAGCTCCGGCAGGCGCTTCCACAGGGCCCAGGAACGGTTGGCCAGCTCCAGCTGGCCGAGATAACGGCCCTGGCGCCGCACGTTGCCGAAGTTCACCCCGCTGGCGTACTGGCCGATCTGGTCGCGCTCCAGCAGGGTCACCGACTGGCCGCGCCGGCGCAGGAAAAACGCCGCCGCCGAGCCCATCAGGCCGCCGCCGACAATCAGCACATCGGACTGTTGCACGGTCATGGCGTCACCTCCCCGGTGAGCATCGAAAGGGGTTTGACCGGGGCCTGGCCGCGCTGCCGGCCCACCTCCTGCACCGCGACCCCAGCCGCGGCGGCGATCACCTCGGCCCCGGCCTGGGAACAGTAGCGACCCTGGCAGCGGCCCATGCCGACCCGGCTGAAGGCCTTGGCGCGGTTGACCTCGCAGGCGCCCTTCTCGCGCACGGTGCGGCGCAGTTCGCCGGCGCTGATCATCTCGCACCGGCAGACGATGGCGGTGTCCGGCAGTGCCTTGGCCTGGGCGCTCGGCCAGGGAAAGGCCTGGGCCAGGCCCAGGCGGAACTGGTCCATCACCGCCAGGGCCTGGCGCTGTTCGTCCCGTTCCGCGGCGTTGACCGGCAGTTGCAGATCCTCGAGCAGGGCCAGCGCCGAGAGGCGCCCAGCGTGTTCGGCGGCGTCGGCGCCACGGATCTTCGCCCCGTCGCCGGCGGCGTAGACCCCGTTGACGCTGGTGCGCCCGGCCTCGTCGAGTTCCAGCAGCCATTGGCTGGACGCCGGGTCGAAGGCCAGGCGGCAACCGGCGAGGTCGGCCAACTGGGTTTCCGGGCGCAAGTGATAGCCCAGGGCCAGGGCATCGCACTCGACATCCAGGCTGTCGCCCTTGGCGGTCTTGACCTGCACCAGGCTGACCCCGCCCTGGGCATCGCCCAGTACCCGGATCGGCTGGATGCCCAGGTGCACCGGGACCCGGGCCAGGCACAGCCGCGCCAGCAGCTTCATGCCGGTCCAGAGCAATCCCGGGCGCGCCAACAGCTTCGGCAAGGCACCGATGCGCTTGCCCAGCGGAGAGGTGTCGAGCACCGCGGCGACCTGCGCCCCGGCCTTGAGGTACTGGCTGGCCACCAGGTACAGCAGCGGCCCGCTGCCCATGAACACCACGCGGTGGCCGATGGACACCGACTGCGCCTTGAGGGCGATCTGCGCGCCGCCCAGGCTGTAGGTGCCCGCCAGTTGCCAGCCTTCGAGCGGCATCAGGCGGTCGGTGGCGCCGGTGCAGAGGATCAGCGCGTCGTAGCCCAGGGTGAAGTGCCGGCCCTGGCTGACGCAGCACAGCTGCCCCGGGGTCAGGTTCCACGCCAGGGTGTCCGGGCGATAGTCGATGCGCGGGCGCAGGCGCTCGAAGCTGTCGTGCAGGGCCCGGGCCTTGTGCGCTTCGCTGCCGTACAGGGTGGCGTAGTCGCGGCGGAAACCTTCGGGCTGGCGACGGTAGATCTGCCCGCCGTCGCGGCGGTTTTCGTCGACCAGGGTCGGCACAATGCCGGCCGCCAGCAGGGTTTCGGCGCAGCGGGTGCCGGCCGGGCCGGCGCCGACTATCACCACCCGCGGCGCGCTGCCGGACGGGATGTTCAGCCGTGCAGTGGCCATACCGCCTCCGGTTGTGTGGTGAGAATGTCCAGGCCCTCGCGGACCTCGCTGGAACAGGCGCGCAGGCGCTCGCCGGCGCGGGTCCAGACCCAGCAGTCCTGGCAGGCGCCCATCAGGCAGAAGCCGGCGCGCCGGCCGGAATCGAACTCCGACTGGCGCAGGGCCGTCCCCTGGGTCAGCAACGCCACCATCAGCGTGTCGCCCTGCAATGCCTCGATGGGCTCCCCGTCCACCCGCAGCCGTACCGGCGCCCGTTCGCGCTCGCCCAGCCGTACAAAACGCCCCTTCATGCGTAGGCTCCCTCGGTCATGCCATTGAAGTTCTGTTGGCTCTGCAACAACTCGCCGCTGTCGCGGTGGCAGAGGATCTCGCTGCCGCCGTCGATGGCGCGGCGGTTCGGCGCGGTGCGGTTGCACAGGCCGTCGATGCGCACCGGGCAGCGATTGAGGAAGGTGCACAGCTCCGGCACATTGGCCCTGGCGCCGATCGGCGGCAGGCTGGCGCAGGTGCTGCCGCAGCTTTCCAGCCAGCCCTGGCGCAGCTCCGGCACCGAGTGGATCAGCAGGTCGGTATAGGGATGGAACGGCGCCTGGCCGAAGGCCACGCGGCTGCCGGCCTCGACCTTGTGCCCGCTGTACATCACCACAATGTCGTCGCACAGCGCGCGCACCGTGGAAATGTCGTGGCTGATGAACAGGTAGGACACCCCCAGCTCCTGGCGCAGGTCGCGCAGCAGTTCGAGAATCGCCGCGCCGACCACGGTATCCAGGGCCGACGTCACCTCGTCGCAAAGGATCAGGTCGGGCTTGGCCGCCAGCGCGCGGGCCAGGTTGACCCGTTGCTTCTGCCCGCCGGACAGCTCGTTGGGCCGCCGCTGCGCGAGCGTGCGCGGCAGCCGCACCAGGTCCAGCAACTCGTCGATGCGCTGGCGCAGCGCCGCGCCCTTGAGGCCGAAATACATCTTCAGCGGCCGGCTGAGAATGGCGCTGACGCTGTGCATGGGGTTGAGCGCGGTGTCGGCGTTCTGGAACACCATCTGGATCCGCCGGAACTGCTCGTCGGTGCGGCTCGACAGGCTGCCGCCCAGGGGTTGGCCATCGAAGGTCAGGCTGCCCAGGGCCGGGGTCAGCAGGCCGGCCACCACCCGCGCCAGGGTCGACTTGCCCGAGCCGGACTCGCCGATCACGCCGATGGCCTGGCCACGGCGCACGGTCAGGTCGATGTCCTCCAGCACGCGGATCATCGGCATGCCTTGCAGGTTCTTGTTGCCGTAGCCGGCGGTCAGGCCCTTGATGGTCAGCAGCGGCTGGTCCTCGGCGATATCGCTGGGCGGGCGAATGGTCGAGTCCGGGCGCGCGGCCGCCAGCAGGCTGCGGGTGTAATCGTGGGCCGGGCCCTCGAGCAGCGGCGCGGTGGCGCTCTGTTCGAGGATCTGGCCGCCGTTGAGCACCACGATCTGATCGGCCATCTGCGCCACCACCGCCAGGTCGTGGGACACATACACCGCCGTGGCCCCGCGTTCGCGCACCACCCGTTTGAAGGCGCGCAGCACGTCGATCTGGGTGGTGACGTCGAGCGCGGTGGTCGGTTCGTCGAGGATCACCAGCAGCGGGTCGCTGATCAGCGCCATGGCCGCCATGACCCGTTGCAACTGCCCGCCCGAGACCTGATGCGGGTAACGCTGGCCGATGTGTTCCGGGTCCGGCAGGGCCAGGTCGCGAAACAGCTCGATGGCCTTGGCCTCCAGGTTGGCGCGGCTGTCCAGGCCATGGATCAGGGCGCCCTCCAGCACCTGGTCGAGCAGGCGTTTCGCCGGGTTGAAGGCCGCCGCCGCGCTCTGCGCGATGTAGGACACGCGATTGCCGCGCAGGCCCTGCAACTGCTCCTCGCCCAGGGCCAGCATGTCGTGCTCGCCGACCCGCACCACCCCGGACGCCAGGCGACAACCGCGGCGGGCATACCCCAGCAGGGCCAGGGCGATAGTGGTCTTGCCCGAGCCGGACTCGCCGATCAGCGCCAGTACCTCGCCCTGCTCCAGGGCGAAGCTCACGCCCTTGACGATCTCCACTTCGCCGCCCTCGCCGCCGGCGACCACCCGCAGGTCTTGCACTCGAATCAACTGGCTCATTTCAATGACCTCCCGGACGGCGGCTGCGGCGCGACGAAATCCTGTCGATGAACAGGTTCACGCCAATGGTCAGGGTGCCGATAGCCAGCGCCGGGATGACGATGGCCGGCGCGCCCTGGTTGAGGCCACCGATGTTCTCGCGCACCAGCGAACCGAGGTCGGCGTCCGGCGGCTGCACGCCCAGGCCAAGGAAGCTCATGCCGCTGAGCAGCAGGACGATGAAGCCGAAGCGCAGGCCCAGGTCGGTGAGCACCGGGTTGAGCATGTTCGGCAGGATCTCCACGCAGGCGATGTACAGCCGGCGCTCACCGCGGGTGCGGGCCACCTGCACGTACTCCAGGGCTTCGATATTCACCGCCAGGCTGCGGGCGATACGGAACGCCCCGGGGGTGAAGCTCAGCACCGCGGTGCACACCAGCAGCACCACCGAGGAGCCGAAGGCCGAGACCATGATCAGCGCCAGCATCTTGCTCGGGATGGAGATAAAGGCGTCCATCAGGCGGCTGATGACTTCATCCAGCCATTTCGGTGCGACCACCGAGAGCAAGGCGCAGGCGGTGCCCAGGCCGCTAGCCAGGACCGCGGAAATCAGCGCCAGGCCGACGGTGAACCGCGCGCCCACCAGCACCCGGCTGAGCATGTCGCGGCCCAGGTAATCGGTGCCGAACGGGTAGGCCGCGCCCATGGCGTCGAACACATTGGCGGACACCACTTCGCCCACCGGGTGCGGCGCCAGCCAGGGGCCGAACAGCGCCACCAGCAGCCACAGCACACACATCGCGGCCCCGGTCAGGCCGAGCCAGGACGGCCCGTGGGACACCTTGCCCAGCGCCAGGTCGGGCGTGGCCGGCGTCGACTTCACCATGAGATTGGTCATTGGTTTCTCAGCCTCGGATTGGAAAGAATCGCGCACAGGTCGGCAATCAGCACCAAGCCCAGGTAGGCCGTGCAGAACAGCATGGTGCAGGCCTGCACCAGCGCCATGTCGCGGTTGGTCACCGCGTCGACCATCAGGCTGGCGATCCCGGGATAGTTGAAGATGGTCTCGACGATCACCACCCCGCCCAGCAGGTACGACAGGCTCAGCGCCACCGCGTTGGCGATCGGCCCGATGGCGTTGGGCAAGGCGTGGCGCAGCACGATGCGCACCGGGCTGACGCCCTTGAGCCGGGCCATTTCCACGTAGGGGCTGTCGAGCTGGTCGATCACCGCGGCGCGGGTCATGCGCGCCATCTGCGCGACGATGACGAAGCACAGGGTCATCACCGGCAAGGCGTAGGTGCGCAGGAACTGCAGCGGCGAGTGGGTTTCGCTGGCGTAGGACAAGGCCGACAGCCAGCCCAGGTTCACCGCGAACACCAGCACCGCCAGGGTCGCCACCAGGAACTCCGGCACCGCCACCAGGGCCAGGGTGATGAAGCTCAGGAAGCTGTCCAGGCGCCCGCCGCGGCCCATGGCCGAGCCGATGCCCAGGGTCAGCGCCAGCGGCACCGAGACCACCGCGGTCACCGCCGCAAGCATCAGGGTGTTGGGCACCCGTCCGGCCATCAGCTCGCTGACCGGCATGGCGTTGGACACCGAGGTGCCCATGTCGCCGGCCAGCAGGCTGAGCAGCCAGTGCAGGTAACGCACCACACCGGGCTGGTCCAGGCCCAGCTTCAGGCGCAGCGCCGCCACCTGTTCCGGCGTGGCGAACTGCCCCAGGGCCTGTTGCGCCGCGTCCCCCGGCAGCACCGCGGTGATGGCGAACACCACCATGGACACGATCAACAAGGTCACGACCGCGGCGCCCATGCGCCGCCCGATCAACCACAGTGTGTTGCTATTCATCGCCCTTCCCTCCTGCCTTGCAGCCCCGACGGAACCCGCTTTCGCCCCTCACGCGTCCAGCCACACCTGCTCGGCGAACATGTAGCCCATGAAGCCGCCCAGGGGGTTGCTGCCATAGCCCTTGATGCGCTGGTCGACCCCGTCGATGTTGCTGATGAACACCGGGATGCCAATGCCGCAGTGGTCGTGCACCAGGGTCTGCATGTCGGCGTACATCGTGCTGCGCTTGGCGTCGTCGGTTTCGCCGCGGGCCAGCATCAGCAACTGGTCGAACTGCTCGTTCTTCCAGCCCGATTCGTTCCATGGCGCGCTGGACTGGAAAAACTGCGAGAAGATCACGTCGGCGTTCGGCCGCGGGTTGATGTTGCCGAAGCTCAGCGGGTGCTTCATCCAGTGGTTGGACCAGTAGCCGTCGCTGGGCAGGCGGTTGACGTTGAGGGTCAGCCCGGCCTGCTTGGCCGACTGCTGCAAGAGCACGGCGATGTCCACCGAACCGGTGGCGGCCGGCGAGGCCACCAGCGGCATGCTGACCTTCTCCATGCCGGCCTTTTTCAGCAGGAAGCGGGCCTTTTCCGGGTCGTACGGGGTCTGCGGCAGGTCGGCGTTGTAGTAACGCGACCCCGGGGCGATCGGGTGGTCGTTGCCGACCACGGCGTAGCCACGGAACACCGCGGACTTGACCTGTTCGCGGTCCAGCAGATGCTTCAGCGCCTGGGTGAATTCCGGGCTCTGGCCGGGCAGCTGGTCCTGGCGAATGATCAGGTCGGTGTAGTTGCCCGACGGCGCGTCCACCACCCGGTGCCCGGCGCTGGCGGCGATGCGCGCGGTGGAGCGCGGGTTGACTTCGTTGATCAGGTTCACGTCCCCGGAGAGCAAGGCGTTGACCCGCGACGGCTCGTCGGCGATGGCGATGAACTCGATCTCGTCCAGGTACGGCAGGCCCGGCTTCCAGTAGTTCGGGTTGCGCGCGGAGATCGAGCGCACGCCCGGCTTGAACTCCTTGACCTTGAACGGCCCGGTGCCGATGCCCTGGCTGAAGTCGGTGGTGCCTTCGGGCACGATCAGCAGGTGCGAGACCGCGAGGATCGACGGCAGCTCGGCGTTCGGCGCCTTGAGGCGGATCTGCACCTCATGGGTGCCGGTGGCCTTGATCTCGGCGAACTGCTCCATCAGCGGCATGACCTTGGAACCGGTGGCCGGGTCCTTGTGCCGCGACAGCGAGAACACCACGTCGGCGGCGGTCAAGCCCTTGCCGTTGTGGAAGGTCACGTCCTTGCGCAGGGTGATGATCCACAACGTGGCGTCGGTATTGTCGATGCGCTCGGCCAGTTCCAGCTGCGGCACCAGGTGGCTGTCGAAGCGGGTCAGGCCGTTGTAGAACATGAAGTGCCGCACATAGTCGGTGGACAGCGCGCCCTTGGCCGGGTCGAGGGTGTCGGCGGTGGAACTGGACATCCCGGCGACGCGGATGCGCCCGCCCGGCTTGCCCTTGCCCGGCGCCGCGCTGTCGCTGGCGAGCAAGGTGCCGGCACTGCCGAACAGGCTGCCGGCGCCCGCGGCGGCGACACCGGCCACGCCGAGCATGCGCAAGGCGCTGCGGCGGGACATGCCACGGTTCAGGCCTTCGAAAACCCTCAGGCTTTCTTCGCCGGAAATCAGTTGCGGATCGACTTTGTTGTCAGTCATAGCAGTTCTACCTGTCGAATAATGAGAAGGCTCGAGTGCTCGCGGTTGACCGGAGCGTCCTGGAAACGCAAAACGACGGTGAAGCAAACTCAGTGCAGATAGTCCTGGAAGCGGTAGTAAGCCCCTACCAGCGGCAGGAACCAGGGCTTGCCGAAGTGCCCGGGGATCGCCGGCCATGCCAGGTCTTGCCAGGGGTTGAGGGATGGATTGGCGCCGTCCATGACCTCGGCCATGACCTGGCCCATGTGTACCGACATCTGCACGCCATGGCCGCTGTAGCCCATGGCGTGGTAGATGCCGTTGCGTTCGCCGGCCCGGGGCAGCCGGTCGCTGGTCATGTCCACCAGCCCGCCCCAGCAGTAGTCGATAGCGACCCCGGCCAGTTGCGGGAACATCTGCACCATGGCCGCCTGCAGCACCTTGCCGCTCTTGGCATCGGAACTGGGGCTGGACATGGCGAAGCGCGCCCGGCCGCCGAACAGCAGGCGGTTATCCGGGGTCAGGCGGAAGTAGTTGCCGATGGTGCGGCTGGTGACATAGGAGCGCTGCTGCGGCAGCAGCCGCTCGACCAGGGCCTGCGGCAGCACCTCGGTGGTTACCACGAAGCTGCCCACCGGCACGATGCGCCGCCGGTACCAGCCGAGGTCGCCATGCTGGCAGGCACCGGTGGCCAGCAGAATCTGCCGCGCCTGCAACGAACCGCGCGCGGTGTCGAGCCGGTAGCCGCCACTGTTGCCCTGCCAGCCTTGGACCGCGCAGTCCTGATAGATCAGCGCGCCATGGCGCGCCGCGGCGTGCGCCAGGCCGATGCCGAAGCGCCCGACGTGCATCTGCACGCCGTTGCGCTGCAACAGGCCGCCGTGAAAACCGGCGGAATCGATTTCGCCGCGCACCTGCTCGGCGGACAGCAGCTCGACATCGGCATCGACCTCGCGGCGGATCAGCTCGCAGGTGCGCGCCAGCCCTTCGTAATGCAGGGGCTTGGCCGCCAGCTTGAGCTTGCCGTTGCGCTTGAGGTCGCAACCGATGCCCTCCTGCTCCACCAGCGCCACCACGCTCTGCACCGCCCGCTCATAGGCCTGGTAATAGGCCCGCGCGCGCTCGGCGCCGAGGCTGGCGCTGAGGGCGGCGTAATCCTGGGCCACCCCGGTGTTGCACTGGCCGCCGTTGCGCCCGGAGGCTTCGCCGATCACCCGGCCGGCTTCCAGCACCACCACCCGGGCGCCCTTCATGGCCAGCGCGCGGGCCGCGGACAGCCCGGTGAAACCGCCACCGACGATCGCCACGTCGACGCTGTCCGGCAGCGCGCCGCTCTGTGCCCCGGTGAAGGCCGGCGCACTGTCGAGCCAATAGGATTCACTGCCCATGCCTGACTCCCTGACCCTGCCTTGAAGAGCGCCCATGACCGATCAGAGCCCGACCAGCCCAGCCAGGCCGCCGATGTCCGGGATCTGCTGGTAGCCGTAGATGGCGTTGGCCGGCTGTTCGTGGCCACGGGCGACGAAAGCCTTGTGCTTGATCTTCATGTCGTGGGCCGGCATCAGGTCGTAACGGAAGCTGGAAGACACATGCAGGATGTCTTGCGGTCCGCAGCCGAGGTTGTCGAGCATGAACTCGAA from Pseudomonas chlororaphis subsp. chlororaphis encodes:
- the argE gene encoding acetylornithine deacetylase — protein: MKPRVLEIFKRLIAFDTVSSESNLALIEYVRELLLGKGIESLIVKDESGRKANLFASTGPRELPGILLSGHTDVVPAAGQAWSLPAFQVTEQGGRLYGRGSCDMKGFIALAIDAMLDAADCTLSRPLQLALSHDEEIGCVGVRRLLDVLHLAPVRPFLCLIGEPTHMQFVLGHKGKGSYRVHCRGQEAHSSLAPLAANAIHLACDFIAGLRDSQQHLREQGARDADYDIPYSTVHVGQIGGGKALNIVPNLCTLDFEVRNLPADDLEQFLDQMRERAELIVREARQLSEVAAIEIETLNVYPGLETHPSVEAVRFLHDFAAPGTGYAKVGFGTEGGLFNQRLDIPVVVCGPGSIEQAHKPDEFIEVSQMDAGQRFLEGLLGSLKR
- a CDS encoding NAD(P)/FAD-dependent oxidoreductase, which codes for MTVQQSDVLIVGGGLMGSAAAFFLRRRGQSVTLLERDQIGQYASGVNFGNVRRQGRYLGQLELANRSWALWKRLPELIDDDLEFIASGHMRVCYREDEIAELEAYAAAPEASELDLQIYRGRELHERFPFLGPDVKGGSYAPHDGHANPRLAAPAFARAAVRAGARIEERTEVSEVQKVGGGFLVGTTDGRQFSAERLLITAGAWGQKLSEQFGEPVPLDTNGPQMAVTEPVPYALPTVIGVYTKIPEEVIYFRQIPRGNIIIGGGYRSKPDMLTRRAQVEPRSILNQIQQMRRLLPGVGNLNIIRVWSGIEGYLPDSLPIMGPSGQIDGLYYAFGFCGHGFQLGPGVGDVMAELIATGSTGTSIDAFSIRRFAGTTAQRSKAS
- a CDS encoding FAD/NAD(P)-dependent oxidoreductase, whose protein sequence is MATARLNIPSGSAPRVVIVGAGPAGTRCAETLLAAGIVPTLVDENRRDGGQIYRRQPEGFRRDYATLYGSEAHKARALHDSFERLRPRIDYRPDTLAWNLTPGQLCCVSQGRHFTLGYDALILCTGATDRLMPLEGWQLAGTYSLGGAQIALKAQSVSIGHRVVFMGSGPLLYLVASQYLKAGAQVAAVLDTSPLGKRIGALPKLLARPGLLWTGMKLLARLCLARVPVHLGIQPIRVLGDAQGGVSLVQVKTAKGDSLDVECDALALGYHLRPETQLADLAGCRLAFDPASSQWLLELDEAGRTSVNGVYAAGDGAKIRGADAAEHAGRLSALALLEDLQLPVNAAERDEQRQALAVMDQFRLGLAQAFPWPSAQAKALPDTAIVCRCEMISAGELRRTVREKGACEVNRAKAFSRVGMGRCQGRYCSQAGAEVIAAAAGVAVQEVGRQRGQAPVKPLSMLTGEVTP
- a CDS encoding (2Fe-2S)-binding protein, whose amino-acid sequence is MKGRFVRLGERERAPVRLRVDGEPIEALQGDTLMVALLTQGTALRQSEFDSGRRAGFCLMGACQDCWVWTRAGERLRACSSEVREGLDILTTQPEAVWPLHG
- a CDS encoding ABC transporter ATP-binding protein, with protein sequence MSQLIRVQDLRVVAGGEGGEVEIVKGVSFALEQGEVLALIGESGSGKTTIALALLGYARRGCRLASGVVRVGEHDMLALGEEQLQGLRGNRVSYIAQSAAAAFNPAKRLLDQVLEGALIHGLDSRANLEAKAIELFRDLALPDPEHIGQRYPHQVSGGQLQRVMAAMALISDPLLVILDEPTTALDVTTQIDVLRAFKRVVRERGATAVYVSHDLAVVAQMADQIVVLNGGQILEQSATAPLLEGPAHDYTRSLLAAARPDSTIRPPSDIAEDQPLLTIKGLTAGYGNKNLQGMPMIRVLEDIDLTVRRGQAIGVIGESGSGKSTLARVVAGLLTPALGSLTFDGQPLGGSLSSRTDEQFRRIQMVFQNADTALNPMHSVSAILSRPLKMYFGLKGAALRQRIDELLDLVRLPRTLAQRRPNELSGGQKQRVNLARALAAKPDLILCDEVTSALDTVVGAAILELLRDLRQELGVSYLFISHDISTVRALCDDIVVMYSGHKVEAGSRVAFGQAPFHPYTDLLIHSVPELRQGWLESCGSTCASLPPIGARANVPELCTFLNRCPVRIDGLCNRTAPNRRAIDGGSEILCHRDSGELLQSQQNFNGMTEGAYA
- a CDS encoding ABC transporter permease — protein: MTNLMVKSTPATPDLALGKVSHGPSWLGLTGAAMCVLWLLVALFGPWLAPHPVGEVVSANVFDAMGAAYPFGTDYLGRDMLSRVLVGARFTVGLALISAVLASGLGTACALLSVVAPKWLDEVISRLMDAFISIPSKMLALIMVSAFGSSVVLLVCTAVLSFTPGAFRIARSLAVNIEALEYVQVARTRGERRLYIACVEILPNMLNPVLTDLGLRFGFIVLLLSGMSFLGLGVQPPDADLGSLVRENIGGLNQGAPAIVIPALAIGTLTIGVNLFIDRISSRRSRRPGGH
- a CDS encoding ABC transporter permease; translation: MNSNTLWLIGRRMGAAVVTLLIVSMVVFAITAVLPGDAAQQALGQFATPEQVAALRLKLGLDQPGVVRYLHWLLSLLAGDMGTSVSNAMPVSELMAGRVPNTLMLAAVTAVVSVPLALTLGIGSAMGRGGRLDSFLSFITLALVAVPEFLVATLAVLVFAVNLGWLSALSYASETHSPLQFLRTYALPVMTLCFVIVAQMARMTRAAVIDQLDSPYVEMARLKGVSPVRIVLRHALPNAIGPIANAVALSLSYLLGGVVIVETIFNYPGIASLMVDAVTNRDMALVQACTMLFCTAYLGLVLIADLCAILSNPRLRNQ
- a CDS encoding ABC transporter substrate-binding protein, with the translated sequence MTDNKVDPQLISGEESLRVFEGLNRGMSRRSALRMLGVAGVAAAGAGSLFGSAGTLLASDSAAPGKGKPGGRIRVAGMSSSTADTLDPAKGALSTDYVRHFMFYNGLTRFDSHLVPQLELAERIDNTDATLWIITLRKDVTFHNGKGLTAADVVFSLSRHKDPATGSKVMPLMEQFAEIKATGTHEVQIRLKAPNAELPSILAVSHLLIVPEGTTDFSQGIGTGPFKVKEFKPGVRSISARNPNYWKPGLPYLDEIEFIAIADEPSRVNALLSGDVNLINEVNPRSTARIAASAGHRVVDAPSGNYTDLIIRQDQLPGQSPEFTQALKHLLDREQVKSAVFRGYAVVGNDHPIAPGSRYYNADLPQTPYDPEKARFLLKKAGMEKVSMPLVASPAATGSVDIAVLLQQSAKQAGLTLNVNRLPSDGYWSNHWMKHPLSFGNINPRPNADVIFSQFFQSSAPWNESGWKNEQFDQLLMLARGETDDAKRSTMYADMQTLVHDHCGIGIPVFISNIDGVDQRIKGYGSNPLGGFMGYMFAEQVWLDA
- a CDS encoding NAD(P)/FAD-dependent oxidoreductase, whose product is MGSESYWLDSAPAFTGAQSGALPDSVDVAIVGGGFTGLSAARALAMKGARVVVLEAGRVIGEASGRNGGQCNTGVAQDYAALSASLGAERARAYYQAYERAVQSVVALVEQEGIGCDLKRNGKLKLAAKPLHYEGLARTCELIRREVDADVELLSAEQVRGEIDSAGFHGGLLQRNGVQMHVGRFGIGLAHAAARHGALIYQDCAVQGWQGNSGGYRLDTARGSLQARQILLATGACQHGDLGWYRRRIVPVGSFVVTTEVLPQALVERLLPQQRSYVTSRTIGNYFRLTPDNRLLFGGRARFAMSSPSSDAKSGKVLQAAMVQMFPQLAGVAIDYCWGGLVDMTSDRLPRAGERNGIYHAMGYSGHGVQMSVHMGQVMAEVMDGANPSLNPWQDLAWPAIPGHFGKPWFLPLVGAYYRFQDYLH